From Halodesulfovibrio aestuarii DSM 17919 = ATCC 29578, the proteins below share one genomic window:
- a CDS encoding universal stress protein, with the protein MFFKKILVPVDGSKHALLAKRRALAIAESMDSEIVLVHVLDRIPAIIGGHAREELRKEMKVEAQKVFEQYTPGLEAKGIKYKTRIESGRPFDAICTAAKEEACDLICLGARGLSEVEGMLLGSVSSAIISHCAIPVLVVR; encoded by the coding sequence ATGTTTTTCAAAAAAATTCTTGTTCCTGTAGATGGCTCTAAACATGCATTACTTGCAAAGCGTAGAGCGCTAGCTATTGCAGAAAGCATGGATTCTGAAATTGTGTTGGTACATGTTCTTGATCGCATTCCAGCAATCATCGGCGGACATGCTCGCGAAGAACTTCGCAAAGAAATGAAAGTTGAAGCTCAGAAAGTGTTCGAACAGTACACTCCGGGGTTAGAAGCAAAGGGTATTAAATACAAAACACGTATCGAATCCGGTCGTCCATTTGATGCTATTTGCACTGCGGCAAAAGAAGAAGCTTGCGACCTGATTTGTCTTGGTGCCCGTGGATTAAGCGAAGTTGAAGGCATGTTGCTGGGCAGCGTTTCCTCAGCAATTATTTCCCACTGTGCGATTCCTGTTTTAGTTGTTCGATAG
- a CDS encoding tetratricopeptide repeat protein — MCAAREIGALSKAGMAAMSEGNYMNAEFMMQQAIRRAEYLGVDTYTAKLKNNFGIILNMQGKKQEAVTYFNEALTTITQTIGTENKLYRVIEANLQDARVGQA, encoded by the coding sequence ATGTGTGCTGCAAGAGAAATTGGTGCGCTGAGCAAAGCAGGTATGGCAGCAATGTCTGAAGGTAACTACATGAACGCAGAATTTATGATGCAGCAGGCTATTCGCAGAGCTGAATACCTCGGGGTAGATACCTACACAGCAAAGCTTAAAAATAACTTTGGTATTATTCTCAATATGCAAGGCAAAAAGCAGGAAGCTGTTACCTATTTTAATGAAGCGCTTACAACGATTACACAAACAATCGGAACAGAGAATAAGCTCTATCGTGTTATCGAGGCAAATTTGCAAGATGCACGAGTAGGGCAGGCATAA
- a CDS encoding BCCT family transporter, with amino-acid sequence MSSSSNLTNRDGAKLKFDVHPYIFFISAGLIVLLVALTIYLGKDIKDFFGIIQTGISTYTGWFFVLTMNIILVSTFLFMFSRFGDIRLGGDNAVPEFSMIGWFAMLFSAGMGIGLLFYGVAEPMFHFISSPFSDTPGSPEAARRAMDFTFLHWGLHPWSVYALVGLSLAFFSFNKGYPLTIRSAFVPLLGDKVNGPLGYAVDISATVATLFGVATSLGVGVQQVNAGLFHVFGIPQTTHVQLILICVITLIATYSVVSGLDAGIRRLSELNISLAFLLLLFVLLLGPTLFILNALVENIGIYLQNFMQLSTWNETYENSSWQNGWTVFYWGWWIGWSPFVGMFIARISKGRTIREFIAGVLLVPTLVTFVWITVFGNSALYIDMFGGGGIAKAVQENVPVSLFVLLEHFPFSSVTSVLGILVVISFFVTSSDSGSLVIDIITANGNQDPPIPQRVFWALLEGGVAAALLYGGGLIALQTATIASGLPFAIILLFMAYSLLKGLKDYSGPQQFYIDTEKKPKKVSITPKAFPAKRRRHKIR; translated from the coding sequence TTGAGTTCTAGTTCAAACCTCACCAACCGTGATGGGGCGAAATTAAAATTTGATGTCCATCCGTATATTTTCTTTATTTCTGCTGGATTAATAGTACTTCTTGTAGCGCTCACCATCTATCTGGGCAAAGACATCAAAGATTTTTTCGGAATAATCCAGACGGGCATTTCAACGTACACAGGCTGGTTCTTCGTTCTAACCATGAATATCATTCTGGTTAGTACTTTTCTTTTCATGTTCTCCCGATTCGGAGATATCCGGCTGGGTGGCGATAACGCCGTGCCGGAATTCAGCATGATCGGATGGTTCGCCATGCTCTTCAGTGCAGGCATGGGCATTGGCCTTCTATTTTATGGCGTTGCTGAACCTATGTTCCATTTCATCTCGTCACCATTTTCAGACACTCCCGGCTCCCCGGAAGCCGCACGAAGAGCAATGGATTTTACGTTCCTGCACTGGGGGCTACACCCATGGAGCGTCTATGCTTTAGTCGGCCTTTCCTTGGCATTTTTCTCTTTCAACAAGGGATACCCACTTACAATCCGTTCAGCTTTTGTCCCTCTGCTTGGTGATAAAGTAAACGGCCCGCTAGGCTATGCCGTTGATATTTCTGCAACTGTCGCCACTCTGTTCGGCGTTGCGACCTCTCTTGGTGTTGGTGTTCAACAGGTTAATGCTGGCCTATTTCATGTCTTCGGTATTCCGCAAACAACTCACGTTCAACTCATTTTAATATGCGTTATTACGCTGATAGCTACCTATTCAGTAGTAAGCGGACTGGATGCCGGCATTCGCAGGTTGAGCGAACTTAACATCAGCCTTGCATTCCTGTTACTACTCTTTGTTCTTTTGTTAGGGCCAACCTTGTTTATCCTCAATGCTCTTGTGGAAAACATAGGTATTTACCTGCAAAACTTCATGCAGCTTTCAACTTGGAATGAAACGTACGAAAACTCCTCATGGCAAAACGGGTGGACCGTTTTCTACTGGGGTTGGTGGATCGGGTGGTCACCATTCGTAGGTATGTTTATTGCCCGAATTTCCAAAGGCCGCACCATTCGCGAATTCATAGCAGGCGTACTTCTTGTACCAACGCTCGTTACGTTTGTATGGATTACAGTTTTTGGCAACAGTGCTCTGTATATTGACATGTTCGGTGGTGGCGGTATCGCCAAAGCCGTACAGGAAAACGTGCCTGTGTCCCTGTTTGTTCTTTTGGAACACTTTCCGTTCTCCTCTGTAACAAGCGTACTTGGCATTCTTGTTGTTATCAGTTTCTTCGTAACCTCTTCGGATTCCGGTTCGTTGGTTATTGATATCATAACAGCAAACGGAAACCAGGATCCCCCTATCCCGCAACGTGTTTTTTGGGCATTGCTGGAAGGTGGCGTTGCTGCCGCACTGCTGTATGGTGGAGGATTAATAGCTCTACAAACTGCTACAATCGCGTCCGGCTTGCCGTTTGCAATAATCCTTCTCTTTATGGCGTACAGCCTTTTAAAAGGCCTTAAAGACTATTCTGGCCCTCAGCAGTTCTATATCGATACGGAGAAAAAGCCTAAAAAAGTAAGCATTACACCAAAGGCGTTTCCGGCCAAGCGCCGCCGCCATAAAATTCGCTAG
- a CDS encoding DUF2325 domain-containing protein, translated as MCATLIGGMDRLRREYINTAKSHGVKLKVFTGKENSIAGQMGTPDMVILFTNKVSHAARREVVQYAKAKDIPVHMAHSCGVSTLKQVLR; from the coding sequence ATGTGCGCAACGTTAATAGGCGGAATGGATAGACTTAGACGTGAGTATATTAATACAGCGAAAAGTCACGGCGTTAAATTGAAGGTGTTTACAGGAAAGGAGAACTCAATAGCAGGTCAAATGGGTACTCCTGATATGGTTATCTTGTTTACCAACAAAGTTTCACACGCCGCACGCCGAGAAGTTGTACAGTACGCGAAAGCTAAAGATATTCCGGTTCATATGGCTCATTCCTGTGGTGTTTCCACACTTAAGCAGGTTTTACGATAA
- the cls gene encoding cardiolipin synthase: MSPYVLLFNFFFVLSLLGAGHALLTRKQPNSALVWVTLCLSLPVVGVLAYIIFGVNRVRRSATRLREEFEQKNVMGHLKPPDHRAHTCMLRELPEEIVMLEKIGRAMTGTFPLKGNSIQPLFNGQLAYPAMLDAIKNARESVYLSTFLLNKDTVGKQFIQNLVAAHKRGVHVAVLIDGFGLLLSWRSVVRLLRRHGIPSTVFLPLSLLPPQIRLNLRNHRKLLAVDGKVGFTGGMNIGGTHDAKGHQRLSDIHYKLTGPIVSQLQQIFMEDWAFAKGKAHQPLPAPMDHTGEILARVIKDGPDNPDNPLHTSIIATISAAKHSVRIMTPYFLPSAELISALSIASLRDVAVTIILPAKSNWPFVQWASRNYFKGLLESGVRIFYQPQPFCHTKLLIVDDCYVQFGSANMDPRSLMLNFELNVEVLDMDLAQQLIAHVDDTVRRSQEITHREMISRPLPVRIRDAFFWLFSPYL; this comes from the coding sequence ATGTCTCCTTATGTTTTATTATTCAATTTCTTTTTTGTGCTGTCACTTCTCGGGGCTGGGCATGCCCTATTAACACGCAAACAGCCGAATTCTGCCCTTGTCTGGGTTACTCTTTGTCTGTCATTGCCTGTTGTCGGAGTACTCGCCTATATTATTTTCGGCGTAAATCGTGTCAGACGAAGCGCTACCCGGCTACGTGAAGAATTCGAACAAAAAAATGTAATGGGACACCTCAAGCCACCAGACCACAGGGCACATACCTGTATGCTCAGGGAGCTTCCTGAAGAAATCGTGATGCTAGAAAAGATCGGGCGGGCGATGACGGGCACGTTTCCACTCAAAGGAAACAGCATTCAACCGTTGTTTAACGGACAACTGGCATATCCTGCCATGCTTGATGCGATCAAGAATGCACGCGAATCCGTATACCTTTCAACCTTTCTTTTAAACAAAGACACTGTTGGAAAACAATTTATTCAAAATCTAGTCGCAGCGCACAAGCGTGGTGTGCATGTTGCCGTTCTTATCGATGGTTTCGGCTTATTGCTTTCATGGCGTTCCGTCGTCCGGCTATTAAGAAGGCATGGAATTCCCTCAACAGTTTTTCTACCCCTAAGCCTACTTCCACCACAAATTCGCTTGAACCTGCGAAACCATAGAAAATTGCTGGCCGTGGATGGCAAAGTGGGATTCACAGGTGGAATGAATATCGGTGGAACTCATGACGCCAAAGGGCATCAACGACTCTCAGATATACATTATAAGCTAACGGGGCCCATCGTTTCTCAGCTTCAGCAAATTTTCATGGAGGATTGGGCCTTCGCAAAAGGAAAAGCGCACCAGCCTCTTCCAGCACCAATGGATCATACGGGAGAAATCCTTGCCCGGGTAATCAAAGACGGGCCTGACAACCCGGATAACCCTCTCCACACATCCATCATTGCAACAATCAGTGCCGCCAAGCATTCAGTGCGCATCATGACACCCTATTTTTTACCTTCTGCAGAGCTTATAAGTGCCCTTTCCATAGCATCCCTGCGTGATGTCGCCGTAACCATTATTCTGCCTGCTAAGTCAAACTGGCCTTTCGTACAGTGGGCGAGCAGAAACTATTTCAAAGGATTGCTTGAATCAGGCGTACGCATCTTCTATCAGCCGCAGCCTTTTTGCCACACCAAACTACTGATTGTTGACGACTGCTATGTTCAGTTCGGCTCTGCCAATATGGATCCGCGCAGCCTTATGCTCAACTTTGAACTGAATGTCGAAGTTCTCGATATGGACCTTGCGCAGCAATTGATTGCGCACGTAGATGATACAGTTCGCCGATCACAAGAAATCACCCATCGTGAGATGATATCCCGACCACTTCCAGTTCGTATTCGCGACGCATTTTTCTGGCTGTTTTCACCTTATTTGTAA
- a CDS encoding S1 family peptidase produces the protein MYTTSAEKFTGGCMMLMRQDKCGAAFLGSCFLVHEDGFMLTTGHIFGDNHQDLCVVPYSPESTDFQTISREHVRSIPVEVISVDNERDIALLAMDVDADIVMPDFLLGNTESLRLGTPLVSLGYPFGFQNMHHLTAVSSIVSSKLMSPLGNNHILFDTRVHAGDVGGPLISINEDCIVGVVCGRYCPMADGSSISAYSREQALDTDLSYAIAIEHGIALIEKEGLDVI, from the coding sequence ATGTATACAACTTCTGCCGAAAAATTCACTGGCGGCTGCATGATGCTCATGCGTCAGGACAAATGTGGCGCCGCTTTTCTCGGGTCATGCTTCCTCGTACACGAGGATGGATTCATGCTGACAACAGGACACATTTTTGGTGATAATCATCAAGATCTTTGTGTGGTACCATACTCACCTGAATCAACAGACTTTCAGACTATCAGCCGTGAGCATGTGCGCTCTATTCCTGTTGAAGTAATCAGCGTCGATAATGAACGCGATATTGCCCTGCTTGCGATGGATGTCGACGCAGACATTGTTATGCCGGACTTCCTGCTTGGTAACACAGAAAGCCTGCGCCTTGGCACACCGCTCGTGAGCCTCGGCTACCCGTTTGGTTTTCAGAACATGCACCACCTTACTGCCGTCAGTTCTATTGTAAGTTCCAAGCTGATGTCTCCACTCGGGAACAACCATATTCTTTTTGATACTCGTGTTCATGCAGGAGATGTTGGCGGGCCGCTCATAAGCATCAATGAAGACTGTATTGTAGGTGTTGTTTGTGGTCGTTACTGCCCGATGGCAGACGGTAGCTCCATATCTGCCTACTCACGGGAACAGGCTCTTGATACGGATTTGTCATACGCGATTGCTATTGAACACGGAATCGCGCTCATTGAGAAAGAAGGCCTTGACGTTATTTAG
- a CDS encoding NAD(P)H-dependent glycerol-3-phosphate dehydrogenase — MNVTVIGGGSWGTALAQLLAEKGYKVPLLVRDAKQAAAINNTRENAKYLPNVPLHENITATTNAQKALTGARHILFSVPCQVFRSTLKTLEPFIEAGATIICSNKGLELDTGKTVSEVVTEELGHKKPVFAMLSGPSFAAEVVRGMPTAVVLGCHDQTNGKKLREMFSNENFRAYSSTDILGVQLGGAFKNVIAIAAGMSDGLQFGANARAALITRGLAEMSRLGVAMGAKAETFMGLSGMGDLVLTCTDDLSRNRQVGLKLGQGKTLDEILEEMQQVAEGIKTTTAVHRLAQRLNVELPITATMHAIIHDGKNPHDAWRELMKRELREE, encoded by the coding sequence ATGAACGTTACCGTAATCGGCGGCGGAAGCTGGGGAACAGCCCTTGCTCAGTTACTTGCCGAAAAGGGATATAAAGTACCACTACTCGTGCGTGATGCAAAACAGGCAGCGGCCATTAACAACACGCGGGAGAACGCTAAGTACTTGCCGAATGTGCCACTCCACGAAAACATTACCGCTACAACCAACGCCCAAAAAGCACTCACTGGCGCCCGCCATATTCTATTTTCAGTACCGTGTCAGGTGTTTCGCAGCACCTTAAAAACGCTTGAGCCATTCATTGAAGCAGGTGCAACTATCATCTGTTCAAACAAGGGCTTGGAACTTGATACGGGAAAGACCGTATCTGAAGTAGTCACAGAAGAACTCGGTCATAAGAAACCGGTCTTCGCCATGCTATCAGGTCCTTCCTTTGCGGCAGAAGTTGTGCGCGGCATGCCTACTGCGGTTGTTTTAGGCTGCCATGACCAAACAAACGGCAAAAAACTGCGTGAAATGTTCTCTAATGAAAATTTTCGGGCATACTCATCTACAGATATCCTCGGTGTGCAGCTCGGCGGTGCATTTAAAAACGTTATTGCTATTGCCGCAGGCATGTCAGACGGCCTGCAATTTGGTGCTAATGCGCGTGCAGCACTTATCACACGCGGCCTTGCTGAAATGTCCCGCCTTGGCGTTGCTATGGGCGCAAAGGCTGAAACCTTTATGGGACTCTCGGGCATGGGCGACCTTGTTTTAACGTGCACTGATGATCTATCTCGAAACCGACAGGTCGGACTTAAACTCGGGCAAGGAAAAACGTTGGATGAAATCCTTGAAGAGATGCAACAGGTGGCTGAAGGTATAAAAACGACAACAGCAGTCCACCGACTGGCGCAACGCCTTAATGTTGAGCTCCCTATCACTGCCACTATGCACGCCATTATCCATGACGGTAAAAATCCGCACGATGCATGGCGCGAACTCATGAAGCGAGAACTGAGAGAAGAATAA
- the purE gene encoding 5-(carboxyamino)imidazole ribonucleotide mutase — MPQVAIFMGSASDEETMRPCTQLLDQLKISYIFTVSSAHRTPERTEHLVDTLEADGCQVFICAAGMAAHLAGAVAARTLKPVIGVPVTASNLSGLDAMLATVQMPPGYPVATVALDKAGAKNAAWLAAQMIALTDTSIAANLKAAREEGKAAVIKSAEELEARYAK; from the coding sequence ATGCCTCAAGTTGCTATTTTCATGGGTAGTGCCTCTGATGAAGAGACAATGCGCCCCTGTACTCAGCTATTAGATCAACTTAAGATTTCGTACATTTTTACCGTTAGCTCTGCCCATAGAACACCTGAGCGTACAGAGCATCTGGTGGACACTCTGGAAGCTGACGGTTGTCAGGTATTTATTTGCGCCGCAGGCATGGCTGCACACCTTGCCGGTGCGGTAGCTGCTCGTACTCTTAAGCCTGTTATTGGTGTACCTGTTACTGCATCCAACCTTTCCGGTCTGGATGCAATGCTTGCGACGGTACAGATGCCTCCGGGATACCCTGTTGCAACTGTCGCGCTTGATAAAGCTGGTGCAAAAAACGCTGCATGGCTTGCTGCACAGATGATCGCTCTTACAGACACCAGCATTGCAGCAAATCTCAAAGCAGCACGTGAAGAAGGCAAGGCCGCTGTTATTAAAAGCGCGGAAGAACTGGAAGCACGTTACGCCAAGTAG
- the hemL gene encoding glutamate-1-semialdehyde 2,1-aminomutase yields MERSSELYARAKELMPGGVNSPIRACLSVECEPLFIKKGDGAVLTTEDGRTYIDFVEGWGPMLLGHAHPDVTKAIQESAANSSCFGAPCIAEVELAEMIVDAMPGVDMLRMVSSGTEATMTALRLARGYTGRSKFIKFIGNYHGHGDPFLAAAGSGFADLAIPGTPGVPSGTVQDTLLVPYNDIEAVRKQFEANGDEISCVIVEPMAGNMGVIPPAEGFLQGLRDVCDQYGALLIFDEVITGFRLSYGGAQKRFGVTPDLTTLGKIIGGGMPVGAYGGKREIMDCVAPTGNIFQAGTNSGNPVVMAAGIATLKVLQNADYDALEARVAAFAKELHAIIASKGVDVTYNTIASMFTLFFTNEKVTHFEHAKACNAKMYASYYQQMRAQGIYLASLGLEAAMVSFAHTDEHFEKALAAARNVKF; encoded by the coding sequence ATGGAACGCTCCAGTGAATTATATGCACGTGCTAAAGAACTTATGCCAGGTGGCGTAAACAGTCCTATCCGTGCTTGTCTCAGCGTTGAATGTGAACCGCTTTTTATTAAAAAAGGTGACGGCGCAGTCCTTACGACCGAAGACGGAAGAACCTACATTGATTTCGTTGAGGGTTGGGGGCCAATGTTGCTTGGTCACGCGCATCCCGATGTTACCAAAGCGATTCAGGAATCCGCAGCAAACAGTTCTTGTTTCGGTGCACCTTGTATTGCAGAGGTTGAACTTGCTGAGATGATTGTTGATGCTATGCCTGGGGTAGACATGCTACGCATGGTGAGCTCCGGAACCGAAGCAACCATGACAGCTTTGCGCCTTGCCCGTGGTTATACCGGACGTAGCAAATTCATTAAATTTATTGGTAACTACCATGGTCATGGTGATCCGTTCCTTGCAGCTGCCGGTTCCGGCTTTGCTGACCTCGCAATTCCTGGTACTCCGGGCGTTCCTTCCGGTACTGTGCAAGATACCCTGCTGGTTCCTTACAACGATATTGAAGCAGTCCGTAAACAGTTTGAAGCAAACGGTGACGAAATTTCTTGCGTAATCGTTGAGCCAATGGCTGGTAACATGGGTGTTATTCCTCCGGCAGAAGGATTCCTCCAAGGTCTTCGCGATGTGTGTGACCAATATGGCGCACTGCTTATTTTCGACGAGGTAATCACTGGCTTCCGTCTTTCTTACGGTGGCGCACAGAAACGGTTCGGTGTTACTCCAGATCTCACCACTCTTGGTAAAATTATTGGTGGTGGTATGCCTGTAGGCGCTTACGGTGGTAAGCGGGAAATTATGGATTGCGTAGCACCTACCGGTAACATTTTTCAAGCTGGTACTAACTCCGGTAACCCGGTTGTCATGGCCGCAGGTATCGCAACGCTGAAAGTCCTTCAGAATGCAGATTATGACGCTCTTGAAGCCCGTGTAGCAGCATTTGCTAAAGAACTGCACGCGATCATCGCATCTAAAGGTGTAGACGTAACGTATAACACTATTGCATCTATGTTCACGTTGTTCTTTACGAATGAAAAAGTGACACATTTTGAGCATGCAAAAGCTTGCAACGCAAAAATGTACGCTTCTTACTACCAGCAGATGCGTGCTCAAGGCATCTACCTTGCATCTCTCGGTCTTGAGGCTGCAATGGTTTCCTTCGCGCATACAGACGAGCATTTCGAAAAAGCTCTTGCAGCTGCTCGCAATGTGAAGTTTTAG
- the ahbB gene encoding siroheme decarboxylase subunit beta: protein MAKTEFTEIEKKILHIVQANLPDSATPYADIAEEVGTDEETVLNLLQLMKDEGTIRRFGASLKHQKAGFNHNAMVAWIVSEDIIDEIGKTAAKHKLISHCYHRPTSHPEWKYNLYTMIHGRHEDECMEVVEELRRTTELDEFAVLKSLKELKKVSMTYF from the coding sequence ATGGCGAAGACCGAGTTTACGGAAATCGAAAAAAAGATTTTGCACATTGTGCAAGCTAACCTTCCGGATAGCGCTACTCCGTACGCAGACATTGCGGAAGAAGTAGGCACAGACGAAGAGACCGTTCTTAACTTGTTGCAGCTTATGAAAGACGAAGGCACAATTCGCCGTTTCGGTGCCAGCTTAAAGCACCAGAAGGCAGGATTTAATCATAATGCAATGGTTGCATGGATTGTAAGCGAAGACATTATTGATGAAATTGGCAAAACAGCCGCTAAGCACAAGCTTATCTCTCATTGCTATCATCGTCCGACCTCTCATCCTGAGTGGAAGTACAATCTTTATACAATGATTCACGGTCGCCACGAAGACGAATGTATGGAAGTTGTTGAAGAGCTTCGCAGAACGACTGAACTGGACGAATTTGCCGTGCTTAAGTCTTTGAAAGAACTTAAAAAAGTATCCATGACCTATTTTTAA
- the purD gene encoding phosphoribosylamine--glycine ligase, which translates to MRILIVGSGGREHALAWKLRQSAKVEEIFIAPGNGGTALEGTNVPIKVDDLPALVAFAKEKAIDLVVPGPELPLVLGIKDALDLEGIPCFGPNAFAAQLEGSKAFAKNIMQEAGVPTAAFGVFEEFSEARDFVLDKGAPIVVKADGLAAGKGVIVAQSTDEAIQALEEIMVQKSFGDSGKHVVVEECLVGEEASFICFCDGHTVKPLPSSQDHKAVYEGDTGPNTGGMGAYSPAPVLPASRYDEIIESVMQPVVNLLGTKDKPFIGILYAGIMMTKNGPYVLEFNVRFGDPECQPLMMRLDCDLADVMMACVQGKLAQTPLPIKDETTLGVVVAADGYPGSYPKGMAISGIKEAEALGNVKVFQGGTAIEHGQTVSTGGRVLCVTALGADLAAAQKRAYEALKFVKMDNAYYRKDIGFKGFK; encoded by the coding sequence GTGCGGATTCTTATCGTGGGTTCCGGTGGACGTGAACACGCCCTCGCATGGAAACTTCGTCAGAGTGCAAAAGTTGAAGAAATCTTCATCGCCCCGGGTAATGGTGGTACTGCGCTCGAAGGTACAAACGTACCTATAAAAGTAGACGACCTGCCCGCACTGGTGGCTTTCGCCAAAGAAAAGGCTATTGATCTCGTTGTTCCGGGTCCTGAATTACCTTTGGTTCTTGGAATCAAAGATGCACTTGATCTGGAAGGGATTCCCTGCTTTGGTCCTAATGCTTTTGCAGCCCAGCTTGAGGGCTCTAAGGCATTTGCCAAAAATATTATGCAGGAAGCCGGTGTACCCACTGCTGCGTTCGGAGTATTTGAAGAATTTTCTGAAGCCCGTGATTTCGTGTTGGATAAAGGCGCCCCGATTGTTGTTAAGGCTGACGGTCTTGCAGCAGGCAAAGGGGTTATTGTTGCCCAGTCCACCGACGAAGCTATTCAGGCGCTTGAAGAAATTATGGTGCAGAAGTCTTTTGGCGACTCAGGGAAACATGTTGTTGTTGAAGAGTGTCTTGTCGGGGAAGAAGCATCTTTTATCTGCTTCTGCGATGGTCATACAGTAAAGCCTCTTCCTTCTTCTCAGGATCACAAGGCAGTTTACGAGGGCGATACAGGGCCTAATACTGGTGGTATGGGTGCTTACAGCCCAGCTCCTGTTTTGCCTGCAAGCCGCTATGATGAAATTATTGAATCTGTCATGCAACCAGTCGTGAATCTTCTGGGAACAAAGGACAAACCGTTTATCGGGATTCTCTACGCAGGCATTATGATGACCAAAAACGGACCGTATGTGCTTGAATTCAACGTTCGTTTTGGTGATCCGGAATGTCAGCCGCTGATGATGCGTCTTGACTGTGATCTTGCTGACGTGATGATGGCGTGCGTTCAAGGCAAACTAGCTCAAACTCCGCTCCCTATTAAAGATGAAACTACCCTTGGCGTTGTTGTTGCTGCCGACGGCTATCCGGGAAGCTACCCTAAAGGTATGGCTATCTCAGGTATTAAAGAGGCAGAAGCGCTCGGCAACGTGAAAGTTTTTCAAGGTGGAACAGCCATTGAACATGGGCAGACCGTCTCTACTGGTGGACGGGTGCTTTGTGTAACAGCACTTGGTGCTGACCTTGCCGCTGCACAAAAACGCGCTTACGAAGCCCTTAAGTTTGTCAAAATGGATAATGCTTATTACCGTAAGGATATTGGTTTTAAGGGGTTTAAATAA
- a CDS encoding LacI family DNA-binding transcriptional regulator gives MNKSFQPTIRDIAREAKVSIATVSRYLNMPEKVRKETGERIQRIIDKHNYRCNFAAKALATQRTKTIGYIIPAVNNQIYSECARGVQDEAQLHGYQVFIASAEYNRQREKQMVENFLERRVDGIILTVSDSMGDIAQKLYQEKIPAVNLFNKQGCLPCVSVDNVQASYDATKYLINLGHKSFAMLGVPFTASDRCRMRYEGFLHCLQDHDIPTHPQSFVQVSSNTLDCSEGVEKLMNSSNPPTAIFASNDLVAINTISALRRLGFEIPKDVSVIGFDDIPMAKHVWPPLTTVLQPGYRMGRQATTVLLDILRSGKHPEETIPSVQHDLIIRESSGVPPR, from the coding sequence ATGAACAAATCTTTCCAGCCAACAATTAGGGACATCGCCCGAGAGGCAAAAGTTTCCATTGCAACCGTTTCGCGTTATTTAAATATGCCGGAAAAGGTGCGCAAGGAAACAGGAGAGCGCATTCAGCGTATTATCGATAAGCATAATTATCGATGCAACTTTGCTGCAAAAGCATTGGCTACTCAGCGCACAAAGACAATCGGGTACATCATTCCGGCTGTTAACAACCAGATTTACAGTGAATGCGCACGTGGTGTTCAGGACGAAGCACAACTACATGGGTACCAAGTTTTTATCGCCAGTGCGGAATACAACCGCCAGCGCGAAAAACAGATGGTAGAAAACTTTCTTGAGCGTCGTGTGGACGGTATTATACTTACGGTCTCTGATTCCATGGGGGACATTGCACAAAAGCTCTATCAGGAAAAAATCCCTGCAGTTAATCTGTTTAATAAGCAGGGCTGTCTGCCATGTGTCTCTGTAGACAACGTGCAAGCCAGCTATGATGCTACCAAGTACCTGATCAACCTCGGTCACAAGAGCTTTGCAATGCTCGGAGTACCGTTTACGGCATCCGACCGCTGTCGCATGCGTTACGAAGGCTTCCTGCATTGTTTACAGGATCACGATATCCCAACTCATCCACAAAGCTTTGTGCAAGTGTCTTCTAACACTTTAGACTGTTCTGAAGGCGTTGAGAAGTTGATGAACTCCTCAAACCCTCCAACAGCTATTTTTGCTTCAAACGACCTTGTAGCAATTAATACCATCAGCGCACTACGCCGTCTCGGATTTGAAATTCCAAAAGATGTGTCTGTTATCGGGTTTGATGACATTCCTATGGCAAAACATGTCTGGCCGCCGCTCACCACTGTATTACAGCCGGGCTACCGGATGGGACGTCAGGCTACCACAGTCCTGCTCGACATTTTGCGCAGCGGTAAGCACCCTGAAGAAACAATTCCTTCTGTTCAACACGATCTCATTATTCGAGAATCTTCAGGCGTTCCGCCACGCTAA